The Puntigrus tetrazona isolate hp1 chromosome 19, ASM1883169v1, whole genome shotgun sequence genome has a segment encoding these proteins:
- the znf516 gene encoding zinc finger protein 516 isoform X1 produces MEVERVDVVEEESFSKGGQDSPDGKKSRGHTCELCGRSFPFLSSLSQHMRKHTGEKPYKCPHCEHRSAQKGSLKAHIRSHKVDSLSQSTGGEEEDVDEEGEKEGGVPEDQGGCSSPTESTSACNKVISGEESTKTRKKGGKKERTSSENGKQSVQCSLCRKRLSSQAELEQHMQELHKFFRCELCPYETLQEDHLQAHIEKVHPIEEESITKEVSISEEADGKGEFPCEQCDQVFTQAWFLKAHRKKHQNSLDHGCRICGRRFREPWFLRSHMKTHNTKVKPKSETYLPATVNEVAQDESNLVNEVCLYELCAKCGNFFHNRKSLLLHEQIHKNVVQAPNNTFCNDKDFTSVTKTSFLECLNLKPAGNGENPAEGTLGKRIPELDPVSSYQSWQLATRGKVVEVSEKSLGWEERLADADVAYDREKGEYVLLRQDKRKKSIDSTASIPTKKRRGAGTQGTNTDHHSNGERNGQVSTGERSPENLSDTEYRPTSRPSRKNSQKTSECLECGKGFRTQQQMVIHMLIRHGGLGETIGGNGLFRKAASSPSKAGESAGLFRDQKQTGFFGDTDKKPYTCEHCDFCTSEPSAFAAHAQTHHIAIRNWGQRSDASTSSLSQSQPHQTNHTGFPRLRNALLQQPYWPYTSSTHLERAALSDAASKVEEENNKGLEESSTADKSDANLLNLSMEVDEEKEEASSTLLKSLVRHQCPYCSYATLYPEVLWIHQRIAHKVDSTTLVPKWAPRNGLKGPKSLLDFKRRTGPPPFLEGKDCPTLPQMRTSRTSPPDCSPGGTKKSKPTSSVESSSSQSKSWHTATAPGASSHSSKHKSSKSRTDDLAGSKHKADVHQNTSSRPSASPQKTANPKTGSRVMESSLLPQEGLHFMLSSKHKLSDQRSSKAHAPQTPGRSDSHAQDTPSVAGYDPWSRLGLSGPSSHSQSKRQSTTDGPEPVADILSFLKNCSPHDLAALYHHWGFNSTMAEQAGLARSGSQQGEYVCPVCRKSFNQPSHYRTHMRSHTGERPFQCRYCPYSASQKGNLKTHVQTVHRLAFDNAQYPDRRLRQAPTNEPTDPSRSHLASPPPQDQLK; encoded by the exons ATGGAGGTGGAACGTGTGGATGTTGTAGAGGAAGAGTCCTTCTCCAAAGGTGGCCAGGATAGCCCTGATGGCAAGAAGAGCAGGGGCCACACTTGTGAACTTTGTGGAAGAAGTTTTCCTTTCCTCAGCTCCTTGTCCCAGCACATGAGAAAGCACACTGGGGAGAAACCATACAAGTGTCCTCACTGTGAGCACCGCTCAGCCCAGAAAGGTAGCTTAAAGGCCCACATTCGCAGCCATAAAGTGGACAGCCTCAGTCAGAGCACCGGTGGTGAAGAGGAAGATGTGGACGAGGAAGGGGAAAAGGAAGGAGGGGTGCCAGAAGATCAAGGTGGTTGCTCCAGTCCGACCGAGAGTACCTCGGCCTGCAACAAGGTTATAAGCGGTGAGGAGTCAACGAAAACGAGGAAGAAAGGTGGGAAGAAGGAAAGAACCTCTAGTGAGAATGGCAAACAGTCAGTGCAATGCTCTCTGTGCAGGAAAAGATTGTCCAGTCAGGCAGAGCTTGAACAGCATATGCAGGAGCTTCACAAGTTCTTCCGATGTGAATTGTGCCCTTATGAGACTTTGCAGGAAGACCATCTGCAGGCTCACATTGAGAAGGTACATCCCATCGAGGAGGAATCTATCACCAAAGAAGTCTCTATCAGTGAGGAAGCGGACGGTAAAGGCGAATTCCCATGTGAACAATGTGACCAAGTGTTCACACAAGCCTGGTTTCTGAAAGCTCACAGGAAGAAGCATCAGAACAGTCTAGATCATGGGTGCCGGATCTGTGGACGCCGCTTTCGTGAGCCCTGGTTTCTACGTAGCCACATGAAGACCCACAACACCAAGGTAAAACCAAAGAGTGAAACCTACCTTCCGGCTACTGTCAATGAGGTGGCGCAGGACGAGTCCAACTTGGTGAACGAAGTGTGTCTGTACGAACTCTGTGCCAAGTGTGGTAACTTCTTCCACAACCGCAAGAGCTTGCTTTTGCACGAACAGATACATAAGAATGTTGTGCAGGCTCCTAACAATACCTTCTGCAATGATAAGGACTTCACTTCTGTCACCAAGACAAGCTTCTTGGAATGCCTAAACTTGAAACCAGCAGGAAATGGAGAGAACCCCGCTGAGGGAACTCTAGGGAAAAGAATCCCAGAGCTTGATCCAGTAAGTAGCTACCAGTCTTGGCAACTGGCCACCAGAGGCAAAGTGGTGGAGGTATCGGAGAAGAGCCTGGGTTGGGAAGAGAGGTTAGCTGATGCAGATGTAGCTTACGACAGGGAAAAGGGCGAGTATGTCTTGCTCAGACAGGACAAGCGGAAGAAGTCAATTGATTCAACGGCGAGTATTCCAACCAAGAAACGGAGAGGGGCTGGGACCCAAGGCACCAATACAGATCACCACAGCAATGGAGAAAGAAACGGCCAGGTCTCGACAGGTGAGCGAAGCCCAGAGAATCTGAGTGACACTGAGTACCGCCCTACTTCTCGCCCTAGCCGTAAGAATTCCCAGAAAACCTCAGAGTGCTTGGAGTGCGGAAAGGGCTTCCGCACACAGCAACAGATGGTGATCCACATGCTCATCAGACATGGTGGCTTGGGTGAAACCATTGGTGGAAATGGACTGTTCCGTAAAGCAGCGTCTAGCCCATCTAAAGCAGGTGAATCAGCAGGACTCTTCAGGGATCAAAAACAAACAGGGTTCTTTGGGGACACAG ATAAAAAGCCATACACCTGTGAGCACTGTGACTTTTGCACCTCAGAGCCCTCGGCCTTCGCTGCCCATGCCCAAACGCACCATATAGCAATCAGGAACTGGGGCCAGAGAAGTGATGCATCAACCAGCTCACTCAGCCAAAGCCAACCTCACCAAACCAACCACACAGGCTTCCCAAGGCTGAGAAATGCCCTGCTGCAGCAGCCCTACTGGCCCTACACCAGCTCAACTCACCTGGAGAGGGCAGCACTGAGCGATGCCGCATCCAAGGTGGAGGAGGAAAACAACAAGGGGTTGGAAGAAAGCAGCACCGCGGATAAATCGGATGCTAATCTGCTTAATCTCTCCATGGAGGTGGATGAGGAAAAAGAAGAGGCTTCTTCCACGTTATTGAAAAGTTTGGTTCGACACCAGTGTCCTTATTGCTCCTATGCAACACTCTATCCAGAAGTTCTCTGGATCCACCAACGAATTGCACATAAAGTTGACAGCACTACGTTGGTGCCTAAGTGGGCCCCGAGAAACGGTCTCAAGGGGCCCAAATCGCTTCTCGATTTCAAGAGACGTACCGGGCCACCTCCATTTCTGGAGGGTAAGGACTGTCCCACTCTGCCACAGATGAGAACTTCCCGAACGAGTCCACCTGATTGCAGCCCTGGAGGAACGAAGAAATCAAAACCGACAAGTAGCGTAGAGTCCAGCTCCTCGCAAAGCAAAAGCTGGCACACAGCCACAGCACCGGGGGCATCATCTCACTCGTCCAAACACAAGAGCAGCAAGTCCAGGACAGATGATTTGGCAGGCAGTAAACACAAAGCAGACGTCCATCAAAACACTTCCTCGCGGCCTTCGGCGAGTCCTCAGAAGACTGCAAACCCAAAGACAGGGAGCAGAGTGATGGAGAGTAGTCTGCTACCTCAAGAGGGACTTCATTTTATGCTCTCTAGCAAACACAAACTCTCAGATCAGAGGAGCTCCAAAGCCCATGCTCCTCAGACTCCTGGCAGGTCTGATTCTCACGCTCAGGATACACCGTCCGTAGCTGGGTACGACCCTTGGAGCAGACTTGGCTTGAGCGGCCCGTCCTCTCACTCCCAGTCCAAGAGACAGTCGACGACCGACGGTCCAGAACCTGTGGCAGACATCCTGAGTTTCTTGAAGAACTGCAGTCCTCATGATTTAGCTGCTCTCTACCACCACTGGGGCTTCAACAGCACCATGGCAGAACAAGCAG GGTTGGCGAGGTCAGGGTCTCAGCAGGGGGAGTATGTGTGTCCGGTGTGCAGGAAGAGCTTCAACCAGCCCAGCCATTACCGCACACACATGAGATCACACAcag
- the znf516 gene encoding zinc finger protein 516 isoform X2, with protein sequence MEVERVDVVEEESFSKGGQDSPDGKKSRGHTCELCGRSFPFLSSLSQHMRKHTGEKPYKCPHCEHRSAQKGSLKAHIRSHKVDSLSQSTGGEEEDVDEEGEKEGGVPEDQGGCSSPTESTSACNKVISGEESTKTRKKGGKKERTSSENGKQSVQCSLCRKRLSSQAELEQHMQELHKFFRCELCPYETLQEDHLQAHIEKVHPIEEESITKEVSISEEADGKGEFPCEQCDQVFTQAWFLKAHRKKHQNSLDHGCRICGRRFREPWFLRSHMKTHNTKVKPKSETYLPATVNEVAQDESNLVNEVCLYELCAKCGNFFHNRKSLLLHEQIHKNVVQAPNNTFCNDKDFTSVTKTSFLECLNLKPAGNGENPAEGTLGKRIPELDPVSSYQSWQLATRGKVVEVSEKSLGWEERLADADVAYDREKGEYVLLRQDKRKKSIDSTASIPTKKRRGAGTQGTNTDHHSNGERNGQVSTGERSPENLSDTEYRPTSRPSRKNSQKTSECLECGKGFRTQQQMVIHMLIRHGGLGETIGGNGLFRKAASSPSKAGESAGLFRDQKQTGFFGDTDKKPYTCEHCDFCTSEPSAFAAHAQTHHIAIRNWGQRSDASTSSLSQSQPHQTNHTGFPRLRNALLQQPYWPYTSSTHLERAALSDAASKVEEENNKGLEESSTADKSDANLLNLSMEVDEEKEEASSTLLKSLVRHQCPYCSYATLYPEVLWIHQRIAHKVDSTTLVPKWAPRNGLKGPKSLLDFKRRTGPPPFLEGKDCPTLPQMRTSRTSPPDCSPGGTKKSKPTSSVESSSSQSKSWHTATAPGASSHSSKHKSSKSRTDDLAGSKHKADVHQNTSSRPSASPQKTANPKTGSRVMESSLLPQEGLHFMLSSKHKLSDQRSSKAHAPQTPGRSDSHAQDTPSVAGYDPWSRLGLSGPSSHSQSKRQSTTDGPEPVADILSFLKNCSPHDLAALYHHWGFNSTMAEQAGLARSGSQQGEYVCPVCRKSFNQPSHYRTHMRSHTVMFESNGLMGTGVHPLQKPPNK encoded by the exons ATGGAGGTGGAACGTGTGGATGTTGTAGAGGAAGAGTCCTTCTCCAAAGGTGGCCAGGATAGCCCTGATGGCAAGAAGAGCAGGGGCCACACTTGTGAACTTTGTGGAAGAAGTTTTCCTTTCCTCAGCTCCTTGTCCCAGCACATGAGAAAGCACACTGGGGAGAAACCATACAAGTGTCCTCACTGTGAGCACCGCTCAGCCCAGAAAGGTAGCTTAAAGGCCCACATTCGCAGCCATAAAGTGGACAGCCTCAGTCAGAGCACCGGTGGTGAAGAGGAAGATGTGGACGAGGAAGGGGAAAAGGAAGGAGGGGTGCCAGAAGATCAAGGTGGTTGCTCCAGTCCGACCGAGAGTACCTCGGCCTGCAACAAGGTTATAAGCGGTGAGGAGTCAACGAAAACGAGGAAGAAAGGTGGGAAGAAGGAAAGAACCTCTAGTGAGAATGGCAAACAGTCAGTGCAATGCTCTCTGTGCAGGAAAAGATTGTCCAGTCAGGCAGAGCTTGAACAGCATATGCAGGAGCTTCACAAGTTCTTCCGATGTGAATTGTGCCCTTATGAGACTTTGCAGGAAGACCATCTGCAGGCTCACATTGAGAAGGTACATCCCATCGAGGAGGAATCTATCACCAAAGAAGTCTCTATCAGTGAGGAAGCGGACGGTAAAGGCGAATTCCCATGTGAACAATGTGACCAAGTGTTCACACAAGCCTGGTTTCTGAAAGCTCACAGGAAGAAGCATCAGAACAGTCTAGATCATGGGTGCCGGATCTGTGGACGCCGCTTTCGTGAGCCCTGGTTTCTACGTAGCCACATGAAGACCCACAACACCAAGGTAAAACCAAAGAGTGAAACCTACCTTCCGGCTACTGTCAATGAGGTGGCGCAGGACGAGTCCAACTTGGTGAACGAAGTGTGTCTGTACGAACTCTGTGCCAAGTGTGGTAACTTCTTCCACAACCGCAAGAGCTTGCTTTTGCACGAACAGATACATAAGAATGTTGTGCAGGCTCCTAACAATACCTTCTGCAATGATAAGGACTTCACTTCTGTCACCAAGACAAGCTTCTTGGAATGCCTAAACTTGAAACCAGCAGGAAATGGAGAGAACCCCGCTGAGGGAACTCTAGGGAAAAGAATCCCAGAGCTTGATCCAGTAAGTAGCTACCAGTCTTGGCAACTGGCCACCAGAGGCAAAGTGGTGGAGGTATCGGAGAAGAGCCTGGGTTGGGAAGAGAGGTTAGCTGATGCAGATGTAGCTTACGACAGGGAAAAGGGCGAGTATGTCTTGCTCAGACAGGACAAGCGGAAGAAGTCAATTGATTCAACGGCGAGTATTCCAACCAAGAAACGGAGAGGGGCTGGGACCCAAGGCACCAATACAGATCACCACAGCAATGGAGAAAGAAACGGCCAGGTCTCGACAGGTGAGCGAAGCCCAGAGAATCTGAGTGACACTGAGTACCGCCCTACTTCTCGCCCTAGCCGTAAGAATTCCCAGAAAACCTCAGAGTGCTTGGAGTGCGGAAAGGGCTTCCGCACACAGCAACAGATGGTGATCCACATGCTCATCAGACATGGTGGCTTGGGTGAAACCATTGGTGGAAATGGACTGTTCCGTAAAGCAGCGTCTAGCCCATCTAAAGCAGGTGAATCAGCAGGACTCTTCAGGGATCAAAAACAAACAGGGTTCTTTGGGGACACAG ATAAAAAGCCATACACCTGTGAGCACTGTGACTTTTGCACCTCAGAGCCCTCGGCCTTCGCTGCCCATGCCCAAACGCACCATATAGCAATCAGGAACTGGGGCCAGAGAAGTGATGCATCAACCAGCTCACTCAGCCAAAGCCAACCTCACCAAACCAACCACACAGGCTTCCCAAGGCTGAGAAATGCCCTGCTGCAGCAGCCCTACTGGCCCTACACCAGCTCAACTCACCTGGAGAGGGCAGCACTGAGCGATGCCGCATCCAAGGTGGAGGAGGAAAACAACAAGGGGTTGGAAGAAAGCAGCACCGCGGATAAATCGGATGCTAATCTGCTTAATCTCTCCATGGAGGTGGATGAGGAAAAAGAAGAGGCTTCTTCCACGTTATTGAAAAGTTTGGTTCGACACCAGTGTCCTTATTGCTCCTATGCAACACTCTATCCAGAAGTTCTCTGGATCCACCAACGAATTGCACATAAAGTTGACAGCACTACGTTGGTGCCTAAGTGGGCCCCGAGAAACGGTCTCAAGGGGCCCAAATCGCTTCTCGATTTCAAGAGACGTACCGGGCCACCTCCATTTCTGGAGGGTAAGGACTGTCCCACTCTGCCACAGATGAGAACTTCCCGAACGAGTCCACCTGATTGCAGCCCTGGAGGAACGAAGAAATCAAAACCGACAAGTAGCGTAGAGTCCAGCTCCTCGCAAAGCAAAAGCTGGCACACAGCCACAGCACCGGGGGCATCATCTCACTCGTCCAAACACAAGAGCAGCAAGTCCAGGACAGATGATTTGGCAGGCAGTAAACACAAAGCAGACGTCCATCAAAACACTTCCTCGCGGCCTTCGGCGAGTCCTCAGAAGACTGCAAACCCAAAGACAGGGAGCAGAGTGATGGAGAGTAGTCTGCTACCTCAAGAGGGACTTCATTTTATGCTCTCTAGCAAACACAAACTCTCAGATCAGAGGAGCTCCAAAGCCCATGCTCCTCAGACTCCTGGCAGGTCTGATTCTCACGCTCAGGATACACCGTCCGTAGCTGGGTACGACCCTTGGAGCAGACTTGGCTTGAGCGGCCCGTCCTCTCACTCCCAGTCCAAGAGACAGTCGACGACCGACGGTCCAGAACCTGTGGCAGACATCCTGAGTTTCTTGAAGAACTGCAGTCCTCATGATTTAGCTGCTCTCTACCACCACTGGGGCTTCAACAGCACCATGGCAGAACAAGCAG GGTTGGCGAGGTCAGGGTCTCAGCAGGGGGAGTATGTGTGTCCGGTGTGCAGGAAGAGCTTCAACCAGCCCAGCCATTACCGCACACACATGAGATCACACAcag